A DNA window from Pirellulales bacterium contains the following coding sequences:
- a CDS encoding NHL repeat-containing protein translates to MISPRCVRPWLRCCTLVVLGALTAGRAAAAEYLVADRATNRVLAFDAATGAFNRVVLAEDAGLDEPTAMAFGPDGDLLVASLQSNLILRVNPATGASSTYLSTGSVVPGGLAYNTATGDLLVSQFTTGPFPPDGQAVFRYDSGGTLVGAFAFEAGPSGRTGMAFDSAGDLYVSAFFADMSGNGLVMKIDPQNNYGFSSFFASGAAVAQGGQGFNGLTFDAAGNLYVAALAGQSILKFEVDAGAVVGAGILSAPIAYPSGVLVGDDGRLLATSLGNNNPADPIYGAFLFPGSIRRIDVETGESLPFLKGDSNADTVVDGGDFLALQRSGSVAGIADWKVGFGMSGLAGDFQPTAIVYYNPVAATAPVPEPASIVLAAGLALGGFMALRRFA, encoded by the coding sequence ATGATTTCGCCCCGCTGCGTGAGACCTTGGCTTCGCTGTTGTACGCTCGTCGTGCTCGGAGCGCTGACGGCGGGCCGGGCCGCTGCTGCCGAATACTTGGTCGCCGATCGGGCGACCAACCGCGTCTTGGCGTTTGACGCCGCCACGGGGGCCTTCAATCGCGTGGTCCTGGCCGAAGACGCCGGGCTCGACGAGCCGACGGCCATGGCGTTCGGCCCCGACGGCGACCTGCTGGTCGCCAGCCTGCAATCGAACCTGATCCTGCGCGTGAATCCCGCCACCGGCGCGTCGTCGACCTATTTGTCGACCGGCAGCGTCGTCCCCGGCGGGCTCGCTTACAACACGGCGACGGGCGATCTGCTGGTTTCGCAGTTCACCACGGGGCCGTTTCCGCCCGACGGTCAGGCCGTGTTTCGGTACGACTCCGGCGGGACGCTTGTCGGAGCGTTCGCGTTCGAGGCAGGCCCGAGCGGGCGGACCGGCATGGCCTTCGACAGCGCGGGAGATCTCTACGTCAGCGCCTTCTTTGCCGACATGTCCGGCAACGGGCTGGTCATGAAGATCGATCCTCAGAACAACTACGGTTTCAGCAGCTTCTTCGCCTCGGGCGCCGCTGTCGCGCAAGGTGGGCAAGGGTTCAACGGCCTGACGTTCGACGCTGCGGGCAATCTGTACGTCGCCGCCCTTGCAGGGCAAAGCATCCTGAAGTTCGAAGTCGACGCCGGCGCCGTCGTCGGGGCGGGCATCTTGAGCGCCCCGATTGCTTACCCCTCGGGCGTACTTGTCGGCGATGACGGGCGGTTGTTGGCCACGAGCCTTGGGAACAACAACCCGGCTGATCCCATCTACGGCGCATTCCTGTTCCCGGGAAGCATTCGGCGGATCGACGTTGAGACCGGCGAATCGTTGCCGTTTCTCAAGGGGGACTCCAACGCCGATACGGTCGTCGACGGCGGCGACTTCCTCGCGCTGCAGCGCTCCGGCTCGGTTGCGGGGATCGCCGACTGGAAGGTCGGGTTCGGCATGTCGGGATTGGCGGGCGATTTCCAACCCACGGCGATCGTGTATTACAACCCCGTCGCGGCGACCGCTCCTGTGCCCGAGCCGGCCTCGATCGTCTTGGCCGCGGGGCTGGCGCTGGGCGGCTTCATGGCGCTGCGTCGATTCGCCTAA
- a CDS encoding DUF1559 domain-containing protein: MPRRRWSLSSSPAGFTLVELLTVIAIIGALSSLLLPAVQNAREAARRAECAVKLRQISLAALNYESARGVLPPGSVAKEYPADVRTPHTFYRWSALAHLLPYMEGAPVVSQLDLETPLYSRTLTVSEVNRPGVAQLVSAFLCPSDRGAPVNESFGPTNYATCTGSGLDGGAPFEADGLSFINSRVTLAQVVDGTSYTLYASETLLGETPPASTPREQVDPRLVYGLAAAVPLTDGACSELGVWNLTDPPGFSWANGEYRTTLLNNYRTPNAREFDCISTQLIGSLEVRYVAYGWRTARSNHPRGVNAAAADGSVRFVGDAVDVEAWRAFGARNGGKAASVP; the protein is encoded by the coding sequence ATGCCGCGTCGCCGGTGGTCCTTGTCGAGTTCGCCCGCGGGCTTTACGCTCGTCGAGTTGCTGACCGTCATCGCGATCATCGGCGCATTGTCGAGCCTGCTGCTGCCGGCGGTGCAAAACGCGCGGGAGGCGGCACGCCGGGCGGAATGCGCGGTCAAGTTGCGGCAAATCAGTCTCGCGGCGCTCAACTACGAATCGGCGCGCGGGGTCTTGCCGCCCGGCTCGGTGGCGAAGGAGTATCCCGCCGACGTCCGCACTCCTCATACGTTTTACCGGTGGTCGGCCCTGGCCCATTTGTTGCCGTACATGGAGGGGGCGCCGGTCGTCAGCCAGCTTGATCTGGAGACGCCGCTCTACTCGCGCACCTTGACCGTCAGCGAAGTGAACCGACCTGGCGTGGCGCAGCTCGTTTCGGCGTTCTTGTGTCCCAGCGATCGCGGCGCGCCGGTCAACGAGTCGTTCGGGCCGACGAACTATGCGACCTGCACCGGGTCGGGGCTCGACGGCGGGGCGCCGTTCGAGGCCGACGGGTTGTCGTTCATCAATTCTCGAGTGACGTTGGCGCAGGTCGTCGATGGGACGAGCTACACGCTTTACGCCTCCGAGACCCTGCTGGGAGAGACTCCCCCGGCGAGCACCCCGCGCGAGCAGGTCGATCCACGGCTCGTGTACGGCCTGGCGGCCGCCGTGCCGCTGACCGATGGTGCATGCAGCGAGCTGGGGGTCTGGAATCTGACCGATCCCCCGGGCTTTTCCTGGGCCAACGGCGAGTATCGCACGACGCTTCTGAACAACTACCGAACGCCCAATGCGCGCGAGTTCGACTGCATCTCGACGCAACTCATCGGCTCGCTGGAAGTGCGGTACGTCGCCTACGGATGGCGCACGGCGCGGAGCAATCACCCGCGCGGGGTCAACGCCGCGGCGGCCGACGGCTCGGTGCGATTTGTCGGCGACGCGGTCGACGTCGAGGCTTGGCGGGCGTTCGGCGCCCGCAACGGCGGCAAAGCGGCAAGCGTGCCGTAG
- a CDS encoding peptidylprolyl isomerase yields the protein MKVATLKTNKGDIRLELYAEKCPQTVANFEKLVGEGYYDGLKFHRVIEDFMVQGGCPRGDGTGGPGYTFEDEFHPTLKHDSPGILSMANAGPNTNGSQFFITHVPCPWLDGKHSVFGKVLDDGQKVVDAIRQGDKIEKASVADE from the coding sequence ATGAAGGTTGCCACGCTCAAGACCAACAAGGGCGACATCCGCCTGGAACTGTACGCCGAAAAGTGCCCCCAGACGGTCGCCAACTTTGAAAAGCTCGTCGGCGAGGGGTACTACGACGGGCTGAAGTTCCATCGGGTCATCGAGGACTTCATGGTTCAGGGGGGCTGCCCCCGCGGCGACGGCACCGGCGGCCCGGGCTATACGTTCGAGGACGAGTTCCACCCGACCCTCAAGCACGACAGCCCGGGAATCCTCTCGATGGCCAATGCGGGCCCGAACACGAACGGGTCGCAGTTCTTCATTACTCACGTCCCCTGCCCCTGGCTTGACGGCAAGCACTCGGTCTTCGGCAAGGTGCTCGACGACGGCCAGAAGGTCGTCGACGCGATTCGCCAAGGGGACAAGATCGAAAAGGCGAGCGTCGCCGACGAGTAG